A region from the Actinoplanes sp. OR16 genome encodes:
- a CDS encoding MurR/RpiR family transcriptional regulator codes for MTGESGGLLGRLRIEGPGMPEALSRIAETILADPETAAHASIVDLAERSGTSTATVTRFSRTLGFKGYASLRVAVATETGRAEQARWETDISGDISPADPLDQVLGVVAAADTRAIQSTAASIDISSVERVADTIASAHRVELFGLGSSGTAAREMAFRLERIRVPVWHRQDSHTALTNAALLLPGDVAIGLSHSGRTREVIETLAEAADHGALTVAVTSFNRSPLAEVADVVFTTSVLETTFRLAALSALHSQLLVLDLIYVAVAQRTYERTAEALELTVRAVDAHRLPEKMPSRKRRGS; via the coding sequence GTGACAGGTGAGAGCGGCGGGCTGCTGGGACGGCTGCGCATCGAGGGTCCGGGGATGCCGGAGGCGCTGAGCCGGATCGCCGAGACGATCCTCGCCGACCCGGAGACCGCGGCCCACGCCAGCATCGTGGACCTCGCCGAGCGGTCCGGGACGTCGACGGCGACGGTCACCCGGTTCAGCCGCACGCTGGGTTTCAAGGGCTACGCGAGCCTGCGCGTCGCCGTCGCCACCGAGACCGGCCGGGCCGAGCAGGCCCGCTGGGAGACCGACATCAGCGGCGACATCTCCCCCGCCGATCCGCTCGATCAGGTGCTCGGTGTGGTCGCGGCGGCGGACACCCGGGCCATTCAGAGCACAGCGGCGTCCATCGACATCTCCTCCGTCGAGCGTGTCGCCGACACCATCGCCTCCGCGCACCGCGTCGAGCTCTTCGGGCTGGGCAGCAGCGGCACCGCGGCCCGCGAGATGGCGTTCCGCCTGGAGCGCATCCGGGTGCCGGTCTGGCACCGGCAGGACAGCCACACCGCGCTGACGAACGCGGCGCTGCTGCTCCCCGGCGACGTGGCGATCGGCCTGTCGCACTCCGGCCGCACCCGCGAAGTGATCGAGACCCTGGCCGAGGCCGCCGACCACGGCGCGCTCACCGTCGCGGTGACCAGCTTCAACCGCTCGCCGCTCGCCGAGGTCGCCGACGTGGTCTTCACGACCAGTGTGCTGGAGACGACGTTCCGGCTGGCCGCGCTCTCCGCCCTGCACTCGCAGCTGCTGGTCCTCGACCTGATCTACGTGGCGGTCGCGCAGCGCACCTACGAGCGGACGGCCGAGGCGCTGGAGCTGACGGTCCGGGCCGTGGACGCCCATCGGCTACCCGAGAAGATGCCGAGCCGCAAACGAAGGGGATCATGA